The following coding sequences lie in one Aspergillus puulaauensis MK2 DNA, chromosome 3, nearly complete sequence genomic window:
- a CDS encoding putative TBP interacting domain protein (COG:T;~EggNog:ENOG410PRCG;~InterPro:IPR040461,IPR010776,IPR036388;~PFAM:PF07106;~go_process: GO:0007131 - reciprocal meiotic recombination [Evidence IEA]), whose product MVHHDFVFLTKESWMDSRPYSAIDISTNLHNRVTKPYAVKALRELHQKKEIECRVAGKQVVYHALQEELNEAGPDVVAAMDEEIQILQEQLPSLKENDKKMQGELNAINTLPFPPELRTEIAKLEKEKGSIAAHLAKMQGDGAAHVSPLDKENVRKDWKLWQNRARLRVQICRDIWRKCSETLPENMTREELWEGLGLEGTPM is encoded by the exons ATGGTTCACCATGACTTTGTGTTCTTGACTAAGGAATCATGGATGGATAGTCGTCCTTACTCGGCTATCGATATCTCGACCAATCTGCATAATAGGGTCACCAAAC CTTACGCGGTGAAAGCTTTACGAGAACTACACCaaaaaaaggaaattgaGTGTCGAGTAGCTG GAAAGCAAGTGGTTTATCATGCATTGCAAGAAGAGCTGAATGAGGCTGGACCTGACGTTGTAGCCGCTATGGATGAAGAGATTCAAATCCTCCAGGAGCAGCTTCCCAGTCTCAAGGAGAACGACAAAAAGATGCAAGGCGAATTGAACGCCATCAACACATTACCCTTTCCCCCCGAGCTCCGCACCGAGATCGCGAAActcgagaaagagaagggcTCAATCGCTGCTCATTTGGCTAAGATGCAGGGTGATGGAGCGGCCCATGTGTCTCCTTTGGATAAGGAAAATGTGAGGAAGGACTGGAAACTTTGGCAAAACCGAGCAAGACTCCGGGTTCAGATATGTCGTGATATATGGCGCAAATGCTCTGAAACACTGCCCGAGAATATGACTCGGGAGGAGCTTTGG GAAGGCTTGGGTCTTGAAGGGACTCCGATGTAA
- a CDS encoding putative spindle poison sensitivity protein Scp3 (COG:O;~EggNog:ENOG410QDJX;~InterPro:IPR000571,IPR041367,IPR036855;~PFAM:PF00642,PF14608,PF18044;~go_function: GO:0046872 - metal ion binding [Evidence IEA]) has protein sequence MQMSASRNPPSQLSSGHPSRSQNRLSSDMKGRAPLPVPSGPQHLQQNGHSRNPSGYDMAARSPPNQSNTKHVPCKFFRQGACQAGPACPFLHSTDAAIEYAPCKYFTKGNCKFGAKCALAHILPDGRRVNRPGAGGMGMGSSHLNLGGRVNPQAYVNQDSALTNSVLSQQRMNGNDPRYISQLPSQEEFAAIHPQQQPQYDTIPSIDTGLASDAGSPAEELRFPMSPNHNQYLSALDAPLPASFDSQGISHAARYGPVAASMPSRFGIELSPPAQRANPPRNLRDASYGADVKKPSSSFIGSSPPGMLEDGLGSRFLHSQRPVKPRMLSASVPRPNALDDWEDSNFSMEEDYLPMNLHDDVLTPQEKLRRLSRTDNELSSSHRDLSGLGMSGTSFSKVNSPLASSPSRFGALFAKQRQQKKEEEAHGSLTHLGSPLRESALNFGSPSLGPIGSPPRNSSASMISQQLSGLSLHPSSARHAPSAPPSSRLDRTVSSPVSTSKIEEEQEQGEGDLVFSMEEEENNKRNGNEETTPTGKTSSLQA, from the exons ATGCAGATGTCCGCTTCTCGCAACCCTCCGTCGCAACTCTCCTCTGGCCACCCGTCTCGCTCGCAGAATCGGCTCTCGAGTGACATGAAAGGTCGCGCCCCTCTCCCGGTTCCGTCCGGGCCACAGCATCTCCAGCAGAACGGCCATTCTCGCAATCCCTCGGGCTACGACATGGCCGCCCGCAGTCCACCAAATCAAAGCA ACACGAAGCATGTGCCCTGCAAATTCTTCCGTCAAGGAGCCTGCCAGGCTGGACCTGCTTGTCCATTCCTCCACTCTACTGATGCTGCGATCGAATATGCACCCTGCAAATACTTCACAAAG GGTAACTGCAAGTTCGGAGCAAAGTGTGCACTTGCACACATCCTGCCTGACGGGAGACGAGTGAATAGGCCAGGCGCCGGGGGTATGGGAATGGGCAGCAGCCACCTCAACCTCGGAGGCCGGGTCAATCCTCAGGCGTATGTTAACCAAGACTCGGCGTTGACCAATTCTGTGCTCTCGCAACAACGGATGAATGGGAATGATCCTCGATACATCTCCCAACTTCCTTCACAAGAAGAATTCGCCGCAATCCATCCCCAACAGCAACCGCAGTACGATACCATCCCTTCGATCGACACCGGACTGGCGTCCGATGCCGGCTCTCCAGCTGAGGAACTGCGATTTCCCATGTCTCCGAACCACAACCAATATCTGAGCGCCCTTGATGCGCCGCTCCCTGCGTCTTTTGACAGCCAGGGAATTTCTCATGCTGCTCGCTATGGACCCGTTGCTGCCTCCATGCCGTCGAGATTTGGGATTGAACTGTCTCCGCCCGCACAGAGAGCGAATCCGCCGCGGAATCTCCGCGATGCATCTTACGGTGCTGATGTGAAGAAaccatcctcttcttttATTGGGTCCTCGCCGCCTGGTATGCTTGAAGACGGACTCGGATCGCGATTTCTACACTCTCAGCGACCAGTAAAGCCACGCATGCTTTCCGCTAGTGTCCCTCGGCCAAACGCTCTGGATGACTGGGAGGATAGCAATTTCTCAATGGAAGAGGATTATTTGCCGATGAATCTTCACGACGACGTCCTCACGCCCCAGGAAAAACTCCGCCGTCTCTCCCGCACAGATAATGAGCTAAGTTCCAGCCACCGCGACCTCAGTGGCCTGGGCATGAGCGGTACCAGTTTCTCAAAAGTTAACTCGCCCCTTGCATCCAGTCCGTCTCGGTTTGGTGCATTATTCGCcaagcagcgccagcagaagaaggaggaagaggctcACGGATCTCTTACACACCTTGGGTCCCCTCTACGGGAGTCTGCGTTGAACTTTGGGAGCCCTAGCCTCGGCCCAATTGGCAGCCCGCCACGAAATTCCTCTGCCTCGATGATATCCCAGCAACTTAGTGGTTTATCCCTTCATCCGTCCTCGGCACGCCATGCTCCATCGGCTCCTCCGAGTAGCCGTCTAGATCGCACCGTATCGTCACCGGTGAGTACTAGTAAAatcgaagaggagcaggaacAAGGAGAGGGTGATCTCGTCTTCTcaatggaagaggaggaaaacAATAAGCGGAACGGCAACGAGGAGACCACGCCGACAGGGAAGACATCTAGCTTGCAGGCGTGA